AAATCGCTCCTCTTAATTCTGCACTTACCTCTTTTCTCTCGCAGGCTGTTCTGTTGAATGAGGCAGGGGAAGAGTTTTGTGGCGGAactattttgaatgaaaattttgTACTTACTGCAGCTCATTGTATGAACCAATCTAAAGAAATCAAAGTTGTTGTTGGTAAGTGGatatttattttactgctgtgATGTTTGAGCCTGTGCTGCAGACTAATCATCTGTGCTCTAAATCCCGTGGGAGGTCTACTCATATTATTGACTTGTCATGGTTTGTTACTtgtttattgttgttttgtttatgATATTTTCTTGTTATTGTGGGAATCCTGCTTTGTAATAACAGGGGCAGCTGATGTGGAAGGTGATAACGGTGCATCCCTGTCTTCTTTGCCAGCTAGTTGCAAGTGATTAAGAGCAAAGGTTCTAGAAGTGTTGGCTAGCATTGTGTTCATCAGAGTagtgcttctgcagaaagctgatAGTTCCTGCCACATCTGGACTTGTTTCTGCAGGAACACCCAGGAAAGCTGTGGCACTTTGACTAGAGGAAGAAGAAACGAACTCGAATTTTGACAACTTCACTTCTGGGGCGTGATACTAGATCAGCACGACTTTCTGTTTGCACTGGTTTAGTCTTGGCCCAGACCAGTTTCTCTTCCCTGACATAAGCCAAGCTCAAGCTCCTGTAAGAGCTTTATGTTTATGTTTATGGCTGTATGTAAACCGGTACAGAAATCCCCACAGACAAAAGCTCGGGATGGGAACAGATCCAGGTGCGGCTAATGAAAGTTGCAATGCACTTCTATAGTTTACTTGTGTGGTATAAAGGCTTAGGCAAAGTGTTAGCAAGGGGTAGACTCCTCCTTTATCAAGTTTGTTCTTAATTTCTTGTGCTATCTCCACGTTAATGACCCTTTTAATAATCTTGTACAGGTGAAAtggacagagaaaaggaagaacagtCTGAAACGATGCATACAGTGGACCAAATATTTGTTCATTCTGAATACATTGCTGAGACCTACGATAATGACATAGCCTTAGTCAAGCTGAAGGAACCTATAACGTTTTCTGAGTACGTCGTCGCAGCGTGCCTCCCCGAAGCAGACTTTGCTAATGAAGTTCTGATGAACCAAAGATCTGGGATGGTTAGTGGCTTTGGGCGTGAATTTGAAGGTGGACGACTATCCAAAAAACTGAAAGTGCTGGAAGTGCCCTATGTCGATAGGAACACGTGCAAGCAATCCACTAATTTTACAATAACAGAAAACATGTTCTGTGCTGGTTATGAAACAGAGCAAAAAGATGCTTGTCAGGGAGACAGTGGAGGCCCCCACGTAACCAGATATAAGGATACTCATTTTGTTACTGGAATTGTTAGCTGGGGAGAAGGGTGTGCAAAGAAAGGCAAATATGGTGTCTACACCAAACTGTCCAGGTTCTTAAGCTGGGTAAGAACGGTCATGAGACATAATTTGTAGTGGTGTGGCTCTTGCTCCTGCTGTTGGCTCACAACATGCAGACTGCTGGTGGCGTTTTTAATCAGTGCGATGGGAGGCTTTCCCCAAACAAAATGGCTGCTCAgtgggatctttttttttttgcttctttggtTATTTTTATCTTGCCATTTTAGTTCCTCTCTTTTTGCCCAAGTGCTTCCACCAGAGGCTCCTGGGCATAGTAGGAGTCTGCACTGGTCATGATGAAAGTGAGAAGGACAGGACTGCAATTAATCCTCACATTGCAGCCAGCTGGCTCACTAGGGAGTTTGTTATTAGCAGAGCTGTTTGGCTTCTACCTGCCAGTGCATTTAGAAGATTAAGGGAGCAGGGAATCTTGCTTGGTAAAAGCTGAAACAGAAGTAGGTATTCAACACTTGATGCTAAATAACCTCACCTTCCACAAAATTGCCTGCCTAGGTCACAGCAGCTCATTAAAATGGGGTTTTGCTTCATACGGATTGTACTTCCCTTCACTTTCATTTAAACACGTACGTTCtgctcatcagaaaaaaaaataaaactgtgcatgTTCACTGTTTTCTGTATCGTGTTCGGACATGTATGGCTGAGGAATAGAAAGCTGCTTGCATGTGTCCTTGGTCTAGGTGTTTCTGTAAGGTGCAATATGCAAGATGTACACCAGCATTTGAAATAAAAgagcctttcttttttgttctttgttgatTTACTTATTTATTCCCTCCAGTTAGCTTACAGGTATATGAAGACAAAATCTCATTTGTGAATGAAGAAAGAGGGAATGTTCCTAAACAAGTAGGTGTGACAGATTGCACCTGCCTTATGTAAAGGCTGATGTGGACCTGGAGAGTGGAGGGGGGTAATTAAAAGACTTTCACTGGCCTAGAAGCTCATAAGAGGCAAGTTGGATGCCAAGATACTAAATTTCTTAGGAAGATGCAAACTCAGGTAGTGATTTCCCACGCGTACGCTGTGCAGGTGCTACGATCTGATCTGTGCTGTAAGGTTTCCaggcagattcacagaatcatggaatggttcggttgtaagggacctttcaaggtcatctagtccaacccccctgcagtgagcagggacatcttcaaccagaccagattgctcagagccctgtgcagcctggccttgaatgtttccggggatggcgCATCTACCAcgtctccaggcaacctgtggaAGTGTCTCACCACCCGCATtgtagagaatttcttccttatatctaatgtaaatctaccatctttcagtttaaagcaattacaccttgtcctatcactacatgcccttgcaaaaagtccctctccagcttactTGTAGGCCCCAtacaggtactggaaggctgcaatcaggtctccccgcagccttgtcttctccaggctgaacagccccaactctctcagcctttcctcataggacaggtgctccagccctcggatcatttttgtggcctcctctggacccgctccaaaagctccatgtctttcctatgccaagggctccagagctggacacaggacttcaggtggggtctcaccagagcagaacagaggggcagaatcccctcccctgacctgctgttCATGCTGCTTTTTGTGCAGTCCAGCATTCTGCACTCTGATGATTTTTTTGTATGTGCAGAAGTGTTCATCGATATATTCTTCTTTAAACGTTCTCAGCTTCAGTCCTCGTTACAGCAATCATGGAAAAATTTGCAATGGAAGGGACAGATGAAAGTGACCTGGTCCAACCccatgctcaaagcagggctaacatCAAAGTTAGAGCAGGTGGTGCAGGGTCtggtccagtcaggttttgaaaaaCTTGAGAGGCAGCGATTTTGTtaccctctgggcaacctgttcctgtgctttgGCACTCGCAAAGATAAAATTTCTCACACCCAGTTGGAATTTTCCTTGGTGCAACCTCTGgctgctgccttttcctcttcctATTGTCACCTCAGGGAACTGGTTGGCCCTGTCTTCCCTGTAATCCCTGTTTAGGCAGGGGAAGGCTGCAGTTGGATCCCCCAGCTCTCCCTGGCTGAACAAACCCCAACCCCTCAGCCTTTTGCTGTACATCAGATGTGCTGTAGGTCACTGACCATCCTGGTGGCCTTTCCAAGGCTCCTCCGGTCTGTtaggctgccctgctgcctgagGGGTGCTGAGTTTCCCCTGGCACCTGGTACTTACCTCTCAGGGTCTGAGCTGGTGCTGGCTGGTTTCATATAGCAGGTGCTGTGAGCACAGAGGGTTGAAAAACTCAGAACGGTGCGGAGTAGCCAGGTGTTGCTGTGGTCAGCAGTAAATGTGGTCAGGAAGGACTGCAGGTCACTTACCCCCAGCGTGATGCTCTCCACCCGACCTCCCTCCGGCTATGGTGGCAGTTGCTGAGTTTTGCTAGCTGATGGGTATATATGTCCTTGCCAAACCAAGCAGCACCTGGAGAGCAGGCACAGAGCTGGCTGAGCAAATGAGCAGGCCAGAGGGTGATGAAAGtccatgtttgtgtgtgtgcaataTGGCTGTGATTGGAAGAGAAATGCCATTATTCTGCAGAGCATGAGAGACTTTGTCCTTGTGCTTTGCATTCAGGGTCTTTTACAAACAAAGCTGTGAGGGAGCCTTTCATCCTGTGCCCTGGTGCCTGTAGTGCCCGGGGCTCCAGGGCTGCGTATTTGTGTCCAGCTGGAAGCAATTTCCCAGAAGGCTCCTGCGGTGCAGCCTCGGCCAACGTGCCAAGAAGAATGGAGGCAAACTCGATCCCTGTGGGCTCAGTAAGCTGGGCGGGGTGATGCTGGAGGTCTGCCAGCCCCTGTTTTCTGGGCTTCCAGGTGACCAACACAAGGCAAGGGTCACTGTCATGGGCATGCAGTTGTGACCTGCACGAGCATAGTAATAACAAGCAAggttttccttcttctttactGCTCCCTGACACAGGTGACTCACCTGGCAAGATTGTCTTCTACAGGCAGGGCCCCAGACCACAACGCCCTGTGAACAGCTGTCCCTGTGGATTGGggtgaggggaaaacaaaaaaccaagagaAATCCATTCAGAATAAGGTGGAAATTGAGGAATCTGTGAAAGTTTGGAGTGGTTGGGGGCTTGTGACAGGGACTGGCTTCTATGTGTCCCCAAAGTCCCACCCAGCCTGCTGCATCTCAACAGGATACCAGCCTACCAGCTCCACGTAGAAGTGTGACAATCAATTTCACCCTATCTAAAGCACTGCAATCTACAGGGGTTTGCAAGAAAAGGGACCGAAGCCTTGTGCAGTACCTTATTGGCCCAACCCAGAAAACAGCCTGAATTTTCCCTCTTGTTTTCTCTTGTTCTGATTAGCTCCATACTTTACTTGCTTCCTAAGGCCCTACCAGCACCAGCAGGCAACATTTTGCAATACGCTTACGGAGCTCTGCAAATTCGGGGCTCTGAGCTACTCCTGACTTGCGAGCCGCTTTCCTGCTTCTGTCCGGTCTGCAGGAGGCACACAGCTCTGGCTCTGGCCCTTCTGCCTTCCTTGGGGCAGGCGCAACAGCCAGGTCGCTTGCTTTGGCTCCTTGCTGCCTGGCTAGTAAAGCTCTTATGGGAGGATTTGTCCATAGTTCCTGACGATGTAGAGCCCCCCACAGCGGACAGGGAGAAAGGGAATAGCCATAGAACTCGGTCCTGCGGAGGAAATCACCAAGTGGCAGCCTGGTATCTGGAGTTTTGGTGGCACAGGCAAGTTTTACCATGGCGACCACGTTATTCTAGTGAGGCAGAACCTGCCCTGGTTTCGGGACTCTCCTCTTCCTCAGGAGTCTGAAATACAGAGGGGTCACATCCTCGGTGGCAAACCCAGaggcttttctctgttttaacacTGTCCCACACTGACATTGAGCACAGGCTTTGCTCTTAGCAGTTTTGTTTTCTCATGAGTTGACGACCTTTGCCCTGTAGTGTTTCTCATTTAGCAGCTGCCCCAGAGCCCTGCAGAGAAGCCGGTGGGAGACGCACAGTGAGCTCGGAGGACGGCAATGGCAGGTCATCGCGGGACAATGTGGCTTCTTCCCCTtgtcctccttttccttcacttggTGCAGACAGGTACAGCCCTTGCTTTAACttggctttctgctgctttgcctAAACCACAAAGGTAAAATCATTGGCCACTATTTCTGCTTTGTGCACAGGGGTGACACGAGTGGAAGTCTGGTAGTTTTGCTTTCCAACCCGCATTGTTCCCATTTGTCTGCTACAGATCTATGATATCCAGGGCTGAGTCACTAGGGAGTACCATTCTGGACGGAAATCATTGTGTCAGTGCAGAATATGGGGTTAGTACATCAAGATGCAGGGCTTTCAAACTAACAGCGCAAACAATGTGCTATTCTTTGTGTGCTCAAGAGAAGTGAGGATTAAATAATCCGTACTACCCACTCACAAGCTATTGGGTGACCAGAGGAACCCCACTAGGTTTAACAGTTCAGGGGGGAACCAGAACCCCACACGGTCACCTGCTGTGCTTGTCTGAGTCTCAACACAAACATCACAGCTCCACTTGAGGAAGCTTCCCACCTGTCTTTGAGGTTGGAGCCTGAGACGCTTCTCTACAGAGGAAGGGTGTGAATCACACTGCAGACATGATGCACGCCTTGTTGTTTAATTTTGCTGTAAAAGTCATTTGGTGATTACAGAGGGCTGCTTGGACACAACTGAACAAACACCTGAGTCATCCACGTTCCAAGAGCTGGGAGTTAGAGGGAGATTTGGACATCCCAGCGATGAGGTAGGAAAGGTACTTCATGGGACACGGGGTGCCCTGAGACTCTTCAGGGTGTTTCAAGGAAAATTTTCTCCTACAAACACGTAGAAAGCAGTTTTGAGTGCACTCCTCTACATTTGATTTTAATCAACACACTGGAAGTGGCTGACAGTACAAAGACGGAAGATGACTTTAAGAAGAGTAACTGTAAAATGACAGAGCTCATGAgggaagtaaagaaaaagaacaagggaataaaattaatgtgtcttttaaagagagaaaatcaGGCTACTTCTAAGAAACTCCACAAAACCGCAAAATATTTAATGCACTTGTCCAAACTATCCCAAGGTCAAGAAAGGACAGGAGAATTAATGAAAAAGATGAGCTGTGTCATGACCTGACCTCCTGAAGCAAATATAGAAAAAGCTAGATCTGTATAAAAGAATTGCAAACATCCTGGCACAAAACGAGAAAAGCTAAGGAGTAACTACAATGTGATAAACAAGATGTGAAAATCAAGAACTGATCTAAGTATATAAATCTTGTAAGAGAGACCAGGAAGAATGTCAGCCTGTTCCCAATGGAGAAGAAATCCAGTTGTCTTCGAGAGGGGCAGCCACGGGTAGGGCAATTCAAGATGCAAAGAGTCACAGATGAGGGTGGCGCTTAAATGCCGTCACCAACACAAAGTTATTAAACTGCAACGCAGAGTCGCTTGCCCATTTTGTGTCATCTTCCCTGCCAGGGCGTTGTTGATTCCTGTATTGCAGAGCATTCTGTGGGATGCGTTTTCTACAGAACTGTTTGGCATTCAAGGAAGACGTGCCAGTAGATTGGCAGATACTGCCCATCAGTCTCTTCTCTAATTTTCTAAAGGCCTCAGTTGTATTTATGAGGGTTCTAGTGTTCGTAGTCACTACGCAGGGACAGATTTTTAATGCATTAGTGTTTGGTAATGTGTTCTCCTGAAAGTATGTGTGCAGCTTGCGTTTTAGGAGGAGTGCCTCAAAAATGTtgctcagctttttcttttggagTCTGCAGATAATTGAAGACAGTTGCCACGAAGAAGATGCAGACTTTCACAATCCTCGAAGTGGGGGGTGAACTCTTGACTGGAAAATTTCAAACCACCTTCTCATGAGAATACAAGCAGCAGAACATCAGTGCCAATACTTTTAGCGGAAATGCCAATTTCATACAACTTAAACCGCAGTCGACGAATGCTTTACTGGTGTTCAGAAGAACTGAAAGCACAGCTCCCCTCAGCCAAGTTACTAGAACAATTCATTGTCGCTTCCCTTTTCAGTAGGGGATTCTGCAATGCTTTTGTGCAATGTTGATAGAGAACTCATTACCACAGCGGCAACTACAGTGTAGGGAAGAGCTAAACAAGTGCAGTGTCTAACAGTAGGATGCTGCTTAGCTAAGACCACTGTGGAACAGAGTGCTCTGGCACTGCAGGGGAGGCAGAAaccaggagctgtgctgcaggcctCGAGTCGGCCTTCCTTTCAGTCAATGGTGGTCTCACCTtcctctgctggggctgggcatCTGTCGTCAACGCCTCTGTGGTGGACCACGTAGACACAGCGTTTGGAGCACTGTTAGTTTTGGCCATGCATGGGAACGGAAGGGATGTGTGCTCTGACCATGACCTATTACTTTATCTTCCTACAAAAAGAGGCTTGTGTATGTGCTGTCATACAGTAGCCACTAAAAACAGATTGCAAAACTGAGGATATGTGTGTGAATCATTGTTGGTTTGGAATGATTGCTTTTATACTCTTTGTTCCATCTGGGATGTGACAACTCTCAGAATCTATGTTTGAAAAGGAAAGACGAAAGATTGCTGATTAAAAGTAACACCTTTTTGGAGTTCACTGAAAATGCTTACACTCTTACAATAAtctgttttttggtttgtgtttgtagATGGGAACCAGTGCAGCTCAAATCCTTGTCAGTATGGTGGACACTGCAAAGATGGGATAGGTTCCTACACTTGCTCATGCTTGGATGGTTACCAAGGCAAGAACTGTGAATTTGGTAGGTTTCAGCTGCAGAGAACTGTGGCAGCAAATTTCCCAGGGAGTTGAAACAGAGAGAGTTAACTCTTTCTTAATGAGCATTGTTTGCTTCTTGGAAAAATGGATGGACTAGGATGGCAGTCAAGAAGTTGGAGGACAGTGCCAGAAATGCAAAGCCCAGATGGCTCTACAGCTGGGCAGTGTTCGAATCATAGTaacacagaacggtttgggttggaagggacctttaaaggtcattgaCTCCAACCCCCctagcaatgagcagggacatcttcaactcgatcaggttgctcagagccctgtccaaccatGAATGCTCTGAAGTTACACTTAGCCCAAAGAAAGCCCTCTGAATCCTGATAGTGCCTCTTTACATGAGCCTGAATCCCCAAAATGTGAGGAGAAAACCAAGAAGCATGGGAGTCTTGTAACTGATATCACAGAGCCTTTACTCCAAGTGCAGAAGTCCAGAagtccagcctccctgctcaGCTCTCAGCAGTGAAGAAGCAAAGAAATCAGGTTTCAGTAGACAATGCAGACATTTTCATGCTTGCAAGGAATCATGTTTTGCATATCTGTCCTTCCTGAGGCTCACTTCTGTGGCGTATAGCTACTACCCTAACGATGTTGTTGGAGCGTGTATCGGTAGCCCAGAAGTAAGAGCGGTGAGCCCAGAGTGAGAGGGTGTGGACCTGGAGTTCAGACACCAGACTGAGGGGAGTGATGAGGAGTTGAGTTTTTTAAGGCCAGAGGGAGGAAGCGTGTGAGGATTTACCAATATCTGGAGTTCTCTGTTAGTGTTTTAGCCATTCTTGCACTGttgttttgtctctgcttttttaAGCTCACCATGACGTGGCCGCTGGGCCCGCTTGGACTTGGCAAGCGTGTTTCTTGCAGTGGATGTGACTGCTTTGTAAGGCGTAAGCAAATGTTAGGTGCTCGTGTTGTTACTAAGATGTGCTTCAGGTGTTTTACAGGTGGAGATACGGATCCTGTTTACAGAGTGGGGTTTGATTTGGTGAACTTTGAGATCTTGTGAGAAGTCAgtgtttatttacagtttttctCGAAACTTACCTCTTTTACAGTCATACCAAAGTACTGCAAAATAAACAATGGTGACTGTGAGCACTTCTGCAGCATCAAAAAAAGTGCCCAGAAAGATGTTTTGTGTTCCTGTGCCAAAGGGTATGCTCTAGCAGAGGATGGCAAATGCTGTGTTTCCTCAGGTATGAGGCCACGTAATAAAATAATAGCAGTGGCGGTGAGACCAGTTTCACAGTTAACGGATGTCCTTTGAACCATCAGGCTTCGACGTGACATAGGTTGACCACTGAGACCAATGGATTTGCAGGTCCAAAGCCTTCCCTGCGTGAGGTGATGCGATGGACTTGTCAAAATCTAGCTGGTTTGGGACCCTTTGCAAGGTGCCTCTCCCAGCAGCAGTGAATTTTCGAGTAAACTCCACTGTAGACGGGAGAAAAGTGATTGCAGTTGTATCTCATTTACTGAAACACTTGCACTCCATATAAAATAGCAGCTTGCAAAAACTTTTCTACTTTAGATTTCAGTTAACCTAATGACATAGTAACCAATGATATTAAATAATTATGAGTAATGCTAGTTACATTTGTACATGTTTCTAGTACTTCACTAAAcctgggggcaggggaggaatAAGTCAACTATATAGTCATGAGGTCGGTGTTTATGTCCTCTCTAACAAATAACAAACTGCTGCCATGAGCTATATTGTTCCTAAAACCATATTATtcctaaataaaacatttcactcAGATTCTTAAATTAAGATGG
The window above is part of the Opisthocomus hoazin isolate bOpiHoa1 chromosome 1, bOpiHoa1.hap1, whole genome shotgun sequence genome. Proteins encoded here:
- the LOC142361847 gene encoding coagulation factor X-like; amino-acid sequence: MAGHRGTMWLLPLVLLFLHLVQTDGNQCSSNPCQYGGHCKDGIGSYTCSCLDGYQGKNCEFVIPKYCKINNGDCEHFCSIKKSAQKDVLCSCAKGYALAEDGKHCVSSVKYPCGKVFVKRKKRSIIFPADSSNVTSDQAGPPTNETSVEEEFVTTTESPTTRPGSGTSSKTPYVNTRIVGGDECLLGECPWQAVLLNEAGEEFCGGTILNENFVLTAAHCMNQSKEIKVVVGEMDREKEEQSETMHTVDQIFVHSEYIAETYDNDIALVKLKEPITFSEYVVAACLPEADFANEVLMNQRSGMVSGFGREFEGGRLSKKLKVLEVPYVDRNTCKQSTNFTITENMFCAGYETEQKDACQGDSGGPHVTRYKDTHFVTGIVSWGEGCAKKGKYGVYTKLSRFLSWVRTVMRHNL